One segment of Neobacillus endophyticus DNA contains the following:
- a CDS encoding DUF3048 domain-containing protein: MKKWAIAAAALLLLSGCSHKDQAQVTEKKESIVEKAVEKQAEKPEYPYYYPLTGKGSQSSTAGRAIAVMINNFPAARPQSGLNKADIVYEILAEGDITRFLAVFQSEKPANIGPIRSARDYYIELAKGLNALYIAHGYSPEAKQMLDNNYVDNLNGMVYDGTLFKRSKTRKAPHNSYITYENILKGASLKHYSMDKSPPSYTFLSEKDSKDITGNDAKSVKITYSNGGTSNCSYVFDSSLGKYKRFNGNEQTVDLDTKAPVLLDNILIIEAVHRTIDSKGRRDIDLTSGGKAYLLQMGKINEVNWKNRNGLIVPVKDGKEVPLVPGKTWVNVVPTNPGLKQSVSIGAQ, encoded by the coding sequence GTGAAGAAATGGGCAATTGCTGCTGCTGCTTTATTGCTTTTATCTGGCTGCAGTCATAAGGATCAAGCACAGGTAACAGAAAAAAAGGAATCAATCGTTGAAAAAGCGGTTGAAAAACAAGCTGAGAAACCGGAATATCCTTATTATTACCCGTTAACCGGGAAAGGGTCGCAATCAAGTACCGCAGGAAGAGCCATAGCTGTTATGATTAATAACTTCCCTGCAGCAAGGCCGCAGTCTGGTTTAAACAAAGCAGATATTGTCTATGAAATTCTTGCAGAAGGCGACATTACTCGCTTCCTTGCTGTTTTTCAAAGTGAAAAGCCGGCAAACATTGGCCCTATACGAAGTGCCAGAGATTATTATATTGAACTGGCCAAAGGACTGAATGCTCTCTATATTGCTCATGGCTATAGTCCAGAAGCAAAGCAAATGCTTGATAACAACTATGTAGATAACCTAAATGGAATGGTGTATGATGGTACGCTTTTCAAAAGATCCAAAACGCGGAAAGCGCCTCATAATTCCTATATTACTTATGAAAATATTTTAAAAGGTGCATCTTTAAAACATTATTCGATGGATAAGAGCCCGCCAAGCTATACCTTTTTATCAGAAAAAGACAGTAAAGACATAACTGGTAATGATGCGAAATCGGTAAAAATTACCTATTCTAATGGCGGCACTTCCAACTGCAGCTATGTGTTTGACAGCAGTCTGGGGAAATATAAACGATTTAACGGTAATGAACAAACGGTTGATCTGGATACTAAAGCGCCTGTTTTATTAGATAATATTTTGATCATTGAGGCCGTTCATCGCACGATTGATTCAAAAGGGCGGCGTGATATTGATTTAACATCTGGAGGGAAAGCTTATCTTCTTCAAATGGGCAAGATCAATGAGGTCAACTGGAAAAATCGTAACGGACTGATTGTTCCTGTTAAAGATGGAAAAGAGGTTCCATTGGTCCCGGGTAAAACCTGGGTTAATGTTGTTCCAACAAATCCAGGGCTAAAGCAAAGTGTGTCAATAGGTGCACAATAA
- a CDS encoding YerC/YecD family TrpR-related protein → MQIDKLRGKELDQLFKSILSLRDLEECYRFFDDLCTINEIQSLAQRLDVARMLREGNTYHKIESETGASTATISRVKRCLNFGNDTYEMVLERLKEEESKAIKE, encoded by the coding sequence ATGCAGATAGATAAATTACGAGGGAAAGAACTCGATCAATTATTTAAATCCATACTTTCATTAAGGGATTTGGAAGAATGCTATCGTTTTTTTGACGACCTTTGCACAATAAATGAAATCCAATCATTAGCACAACGCTTGGATGTTGCCAGAATGCTGCGCGAAGGAAATACCTATCATAAAATTGAATCGGAAACCGGAGCAAGCACAGCTACCATTTCTCGAGTAAAACGGTGTTTAAATTTTGGAAATGACACTTATGAAATGGTGCTTGAGCGATTAAAAGAAGAAGAGAGTAAAGCGATAAAGGAGTAA
- a CDS encoding heptaprenylglyceryl phosphate synthase, with protein sequence MYDVREWRHVFKLDPNKEISDGHLEKICESGTDAVIVGGTDGVTLDGVLNLMARIRRYTVACVQEVSSLETITPGFDLYFIPTVLNSSDAKWITGLHHQAVKEFGEVMNWDEVLMEGYCVLNEDCKAAKLTSAQTNLSSEDVKAYAMMAERIFHLPIFYVEYSGQYGDAALMAEVKRTLENTTLFYGGGISTAEQALEMAEHADVIVVGNAIYENFEQALETVKAVR encoded by the coding sequence ATGTATGATGTTCGCGAATGGCGTCATGTATTTAAACTAGACCCAAATAAAGAAATCTCAGATGGACATTTAGAGAAAATATGCGAATCCGGAACAGATGCCGTCATTGTCGGCGGAACTGACGGGGTGACGCTTGATGGTGTTCTAAATTTAATGGCAAGAATCCGTAGATACACAGTGGCTTGTGTTCAGGAAGTTTCAAGTTTGGAGACGATTACCCCGGGTTTTGATCTTTATTTTATCCCAACCGTTCTAAATAGCAGCGATGCTAAATGGATCACGGGGCTTCATCATCAGGCAGTGAAAGAATTTGGTGAAGTCATGAATTGGGATGAAGTGTTAATGGAAGGTTATTGCGTCCTAAATGAGGATTGCAAAGCTGCAAAGCTGACTTCTGCTCAAACGAATTTGTCGAGTGAAGATGTAAAGGCCTATGCAATGATGGCAGAAAGGATATTTCATCTGCCCATTTTTTATGTGGAATACAGTGGACAGTATGGGGATGCTGCATTAATGGCAGAGGTGAAAAGGACCCTGGAGAATACAACGCTATTTTATGGCGGCGGCATTTCAACAGCCGAGCAGGCTTTGGAAATGGCCGAACATGCTGACGTGATTGTGGTTGGCAATGCTATTTATGAAAATTTTGAACAAGCCTTGGAAACAGTGAAGGCTGTCCGTTAG
- the pcrA gene encoding DNA helicase PcrA, giving the protein MQYLTDKLLNGLNPEQQKAVKATDGPLLIMAGAGSGKTRVLTHRIGYLIVEKRVNPYNILAITFTNKAAREMKERIGKMMGGAAEEIWISTFHSMCVRILRRDIDRIGFNRNFTILDTSDQQSVIKGILKEKNLDPKKFDPRAILGSISSAKNELITPEEYAKTAGGYFEQVVSDVYEEYQKRLRKNQALDFDDLIMMTIQLFQRVPDVLEYYQRKFQYIHVDEYQDTNKAQYLLVKQLANRFKNLCVVGDSDQSIYRWRGADIANILSFEKDYSNATVILLEQNYRSTKRILLAANKVIENNLNRKAKNLWTENPEGNKIVYFRADSEQSEAQFVAGKIKELTRNNQHKLSDIAILYRTNAQSRVMEEVLLKSNLEYSIVGGTKFYDRKEIKDMLAYLRLISNPDDDISLQRIINVPKRGIGSSSMDKIADFAAMHDISIYQALDSIDLIGLSPKITKAAKEFRDLIKNYTQMQEFLSVTELVEEILEKTGYREMLIAEKSLEAQSRLENLEELMSVTKNFEDTNEDKSLVAFLTDLALVADIDSMDEDGEKADSIVLMTLHSAKGLEFPVVFLIGMEEGVFPHSRSLMEEVEMEEERRLAYVGITRAEKTLFLTNAQMRTLFGRTNMNPASRFISEIPEELLEGVEPERKSAFGSRPFAGSGSSFGSQSLSGSGSRLSSQRTSFNSPSAPRKPVMRPVSAASGGEDAGWKVGDKAEHGKWGVGTVVSVKGQGESTELDIAFPSPTGIKRLLAKFAPIKKA; this is encoded by the coding sequence ATGCAATATTTAACAGATAAATTGTTAAACGGCTTAAACCCAGAACAGCAAAAAGCTGTTAAGGCAACAGACGGGCCGTTGTTGATCATGGCCGGTGCCGGAAGCGGCAAGACGAGAGTGCTGACACATCGAATTGGCTATTTAATCGTGGAAAAACGAGTAAATCCTTATAATATTTTAGCGATTACTTTTACGAATAAAGCAGCCCGGGAAATGAAAGAAAGAATCGGGAAAATGATGGGCGGCGCTGCGGAGGAAATTTGGATTTCCACGTTTCACTCGATGTGTGTAAGAATTTTACGAAGAGATATTGACCGGATTGGCTTTAATCGTAACTTTACGATCTTGGACACATCTGACCAGCAATCAGTGATTAAAGGAATCTTAAAAGAAAAAAATCTTGATCCGAAAAAGTTCGATCCTAGGGCCATTCTGGGCTCTATTAGTTCGGCAAAAAATGAACTCATCACCCCGGAAGAGTACGCCAAAACAGCCGGTGGCTATTTTGAGCAGGTGGTAAGTGATGTGTACGAAGAATACCAGAAGCGTCTTCGGAAAAATCAGGCACTGGACTTTGATGATTTGATTATGATGACCATTCAATTGTTTCAACGGGTGCCAGATGTCCTTGAATATTATCAGCGCAAATTTCAATACATTCATGTGGATGAATATCAGGATACAAATAAAGCGCAGTATTTATTAGTTAAGCAGCTGGCCAATCGTTTTAAAAATTTATGCGTGGTGGGTGACTCTGACCAGTCTATTTATCGTTGGCGCGGGGCAGATATTGCCAATATTCTTTCCTTTGAAAAAGATTATTCGAACGCAACGGTCATTCTATTAGAACAAAACTATCGTTCCACCAAAAGGATTCTTTTGGCAGCCAACAAGGTTATTGAGAACAATTTAAACCGTAAAGCGAAAAATTTGTGGACGGAAAATCCTGAAGGCAATAAGATTGTTTATTTCCGTGCGGACAGCGAGCAGAGTGAAGCACAGTTTGTTGCCGGAAAAATAAAAGAGCTTACTCGTAATAATCAACACAAACTTTCCGATATCGCCATCCTATACCGAACAAATGCCCAGTCCCGTGTGATGGAGGAAGTACTTTTAAAATCAAATCTCGAATACTCCATTGTCGGCGGAACAAAGTTCTATGACCGAAAAGAAATTAAAGATATGCTAGCCTATCTTCGTTTGATTTCAAATCCGGATGACGATATCAGTCTGCAGCGGATCATCAATGTTCCGAAACGTGGAATTGGGTCAAGCTCGATGGATAAAATAGCTGATTTTGCAGCCATGCATGATATTTCAATCTATCAGGCTCTTGATTCTATTGATCTGATCGGACTTAGCCCGAAGATTACAAAAGCGGCAAAAGAGTTCCGGGATTTAATAAAAAATTACACGCAAATGCAAGAATTCCTTTCTGTTACGGAATTAGTGGAGGAAATTCTTGAAAAGACTGGATACAGGGAAATGCTGATCGCGGAAAAATCGCTGGAAGCACAAAGCCGTTTGGAAAACTTAGAAGAATTAATGTCTGTAACGAAAAATTTTGAAGATACCAATGAAGATAAAAGTCTCGTAGCCTTTTTAACAGATTTGGCCCTTGTTGCTGATATCGATTCTATGGATGAAGATGGCGAAAAGGCTGATTCTATCGTATTGATGACCCTGCACTCTGCAAAAGGTTTAGAGTTTCCAGTTGTCTTCCTAATCGGGATGGAAGAAGGCGTATTTCCACATAGCCGCTCACTAATGGAGGAAGTGGAAATGGAAGAAGAGCGCCGTCTTGCCTACGTTGGAATCACAAGAGCTGAAAAAACACTATTCCTAACCAATGCTCAGATGAGGACGCTATTTGGCCGTACGAATATGAACCCGGCATCCCGATTTATCAGTGAGATTCCGGAAGAACTTCTGGAAGGCGTGGAGCCGGAAAGAAAGAGTGCGTTTGGTTCACGGCCGTTTGCAGGTTCGGGAAGCTCATTTGGCTCACAGTCGCTCTCAGGCTCAGGAAGCAGATTAAGCTCACAGCGTACGTCTTTTAACAGTCCGTCAGCACCGCGCAAACCGGTAATGCGCCCTGTTTCTGCCGCATCAGGTGGAGAGGATGCGGGATGGAAGGTTGGAGATAAAGCTGAGCACGGTAAATGGGGAGTTGGGACTGTTGTCAGTGTCAAAGGCCAGGGAGAGAGCACTGAGCTGGATATTGCCTTCCCAAGCCCGACAGGCATTAAACGCTTGCTGGCAAAATTTGCGCCGATCAAAAAAGCGTAA